From one Bacillus clarus genomic stretch:
- a CDS encoding MFS transporter codes for MKLRDIHPNIKLRLAMQFLGSLISMAVIPFLAIYFSQKIGTTETSIILIILVISGAIGGFIGGHVSDKIGRRKIMIYSELGILFSYLFIALCNSPWFNLPYITAAFFIINMYCGGMFQPAAQAMIIDVTNSESRKLVFTISYWLGNLSTAIGGIIGAFLFKNHLFELFIGISLISLLSVFMTVFFITETYTPETSSKSSNYKKKFSSIEMLQTYSTVLKDKLFMFYIFGAILIFSLEQSLTNYIGIRLEKDIPHHSASLFGIDFMLDGTKMLGFLRTENTILVVLLSSVVLFLFKKWSDRWTLVTGMLIFSICFSVFAFTNSVLFLFIAMFIGTIGELMYVPIKQAMIGELAPPNARSTYMAFNSLTFYGAMIVSSLLIIIGEWIRPIYMGGLLLILGLTGTFFYYIITKTLDSKVSEKNERKVPVSY; via the coding sequence ATGAAATTGAGAGATATCCACCCCAACATCAAGCTTCGCCTGGCCATGCAATTTCTAGGTAGCCTTATTTCTATGGCTGTTATACCTTTTTTGGCAATCTATTTTTCTCAGAAAATCGGAACTACTGAAACGAGTATTATTCTTATAATACTTGTGATTAGTGGGGCCATTGGAGGTTTTATCGGGGGTCATGTCTCAGACAAAATAGGTCGGAGAAAAATAATGATTTATTCTGAACTTGGTATATTGTTTTCGTATCTATTTATAGCACTTTGTAATTCCCCTTGGTTTAACCTTCCTTATATTACTGCAGCATTCTTTATCATTAATATGTATTGTGGAGGAATGTTTCAGCCAGCAGCACAAGCTATGATTATCGATGTTACTAATTCCGAATCGAGAAAGCTCGTATTTACAATTAGTTACTGGTTGGGGAATTTATCAACTGCTATTGGGGGAATCATTGGAGCATTTCTTTTTAAAAACCACTTGTTTGAGTTATTTATTGGGATTTCACTCATCTCTTTGTTATCTGTGTTCATGACCGTATTCTTCATCACAGAAACCTATACACCGGAAACTTCATCTAAGTCTTCTAATTATAAGAAAAAATTTTCATCAATAGAGATGTTACAAACCTATTCAACCGTTTTAAAAGATAAGCTGTTTATGTTTTATATTTTCGGAGCGATCTTGATCTTTTCCTTGGAACAGTCTTTAACAAACTATATTGGGATTCGTCTTGAAAAAGATATACCCCATCATTCAGCTTCATTGTTTGGAATAGATTTCATGCTTGATGGCACAAAGATGTTGGGTTTTCTCCGAACAGAGAATACAATTCTTGTAGTTCTCTTATCAAGTGTTGTATTATTCTTATTTAAAAAGTGGAGTGATCGCTGGACTCTAGTTACAGGAATGTTGATATTTTCTATATGTTTTAGTGTTTTTGCTTTTACAAATAGCGTGTTGTTTCTTTTTATTGCCATGTTTATTGGAACAATTGGTGAACTGATGTATGTCCCTATTAAACAGGCGATGATAGGGGAACTTGCACCACCTAACGCTCGTAGCACCTATATGGCTTTTAATAGCTTGACTTTCTACGGAGCAATGATTGTATCTTCGTTGTTGATCATCATTGGAGAGTGGATTCGCCCCATATATATGGGGGGATTGCTTCTTATTCTAGGATTAACGGGTACATTTTTTTACTACATAATAACAAAAACGCTAGACTCTAAAGTTAGTGAAAAGAATGAACGAAAAGTACCTGTTTCTTATTAA
- a CDS encoding TetR/AcrR family transcriptional regulator translates to MGARLTNDEKKKRKRSTILNAAIKLYSENGFAETKVAEIAKEAGVSFGTVFTYFDSKEALYESAILEPLEEIKPYFIEIEEHFKGGPLEVVKEMINCHVQLFSMRSEYLRLIQQVLARPDRFPKLFKELNDFVNVFIDCIHPVIEAGQRLGYFYEESPSLIAESYLSILNGMRLTFIDEYINLMWKDITIQALRLFGPIPNK, encoded by the coding sequence ATGGGAGCTAGACTTACTAATGATGAAAAAAAGAAAAGGAAAAGATCTACTATCCTAAACGCTGCAATTAAATTATATAGTGAGAATGGTTTTGCAGAGACAAAAGTTGCCGAAATAGCAAAAGAAGCAGGAGTTAGCTTTGGTACCGTATTTACGTATTTTGATTCAAAAGAAGCACTTTATGAATCCGCGATTTTGGAGCCATTGGAGGAAATCAAACCATATTTTATTGAGATAGAAGAACACTTTAAAGGTGGGCCTCTTGAAGTTGTGAAGGAAATGATAAATTGCCATGTACAACTCTTTTCAATGAGAAGTGAATACCTACGTCTAATCCAGCAGGTTCTTGCGAGACCTGATCGATTTCCAAAGCTTTTTAAAGAACTAAACGATTTCGTAAATGTATTTATAGACTGTATTCATCCGGTTATTGAAGCAGGTCAAAGGCTGGGTTACTTTTATGAAGAATCACCTTCACTAATTGCTGAGTCGTACTTATCCATCTTAAACGGAATGCGTTTAACGTTTATTGATGAATATATAAACTTGATGTGGAAGGATATAACAATACAAGCCCTGAGATTGTTTGGACCTATCCCTAATAAATAA
- the fabZ gene encoding 3-hydroxyacyl-ACP dehydratase FabZ, giving the protein MLDINQIKDILPHRYPFLLVDSITEIEEGKHAIGIKNVTANEQFFNGHFSESPVMPGVLILEALTQVSAIIMHKKEEHSEKLGLFAGIDNCHFKKQVIPGDQLRLEVKITRVRASFAKAHAIATVNQEIACEADITIAFANPA; this is encoded by the coding sequence ATGTTAGATATTAATCAGATCAAAGATATTCTTCCTCATCGATATCCATTTTTATTAGTTGATTCCATTACAGAAATTGAAGAAGGTAAACATGCAATAGGGATCAAAAATGTTACAGCTAATGAACAATTTTTTAATGGACATTTCTCCGAGAGTCCAGTAATGCCGGGTGTCTTAATTTTAGAAGCTTTAACACAAGTAAGTGCAATTATCATGCACAAGAAAGAAGAACATAGTGAAAAACTCGGACTATTCGCTGGTATTGATAATTGTCACTTCAAAAAACAAGTTATACCAGGGGATCAATTACGCTTAGAAGTAAAAATAACACGCGTTCGCGCTTCATTTGCAAAAGCTCATGCCATAGCTACAGTAAATCAAGAAATTGCTTGCGAAGCAGATATCACAATTGCTTTTGCTAATCCAGCCTAA
- a CDS encoding M12 family metallopeptidase translates to MGFIINDIEKRWPGGKIPFEISDMDSPKYGMGRQVIEDAIEQWNSKSDIPLVPRDNENDYVTFKSGKKSESHVGRKKGMQIISCDIDLKNNKFGDVLHEIGHACGLFHEHQRPDRGSFVNVMSNDPRDYAIIPNGTKIDNYNCCSIMHYPGIPGKISNLNCTTIGQNALLSQEDLDAIQVMYPIVYITTSADTSDYGTALVSNQNDLFMRTNSTIANHHFLELYIIFKS, encoded by the coding sequence ATGGGATTCATAATCAATGATATAGAAAAAAGATGGCCTGGTGGGAAAATCCCCTTTGAAATTAGCGATATGGATTCCCCTAAATATGGAATGGGTCGCCAAGTGATTGAGGATGCTATTGAGCAATGGAATAGCAAATCGGATATCCCCCTTGTACCACGTGATAATGAAAATGATTATGTGACATTTAAGTCTGGAAAAAAGTCTGAATCTCACGTTGGAAGAAAAAAGGGGATGCAGATAATCAGTTGTGACATTGACTTAAAGAACAACAAATTCGGGGATGTATTACATGAAATTGGACATGCATGTGGCCTATTTCACGAGCACCAGCGTCCAGATCGAGGAAGTTTTGTTAATGTAATGAGTAATGATCCGAGGGACTATGCGATAATACCAAATGGTACTAAAATAGATAATTATAATTGCTGCTCAATTATGCATTATCCAGGGATTCCTGGAAAAATCTCCAACCTAAATTGCACAACTATTGGACAAAACGCTTTGTTAAGTCAAGAGGATTTAGACGCAATTCAGGTGATGTATCCAATTGTTTACATAACTACGTCAGCTGATACAAGTGATTACGGTACTGCACTCGTATCCAATCAAAACGATCTGTTTATGCGAACTAACTCTACAATAGCCAATCACCATTTTCTTGAGTTGTATATCATTTTTAAGTCCTAA
- a CDS encoding undecaprenyl-diphosphatase produces MSFSQLNIDAFRAINDLGKQYSFLNSTMIFLAEYMVYFLGLIIIAYWFTQSRKNKMMIIQAMIAFVTAEIIGKLAGKFHLNYQPFAVLPDVNKLVNHAVDNSFPSDHTILFFSICFSFWLVRKKTGWLMLAFCVAISRIWVGVHYPFDVVTGALIGSISALFSYWLTPKIVFIKQLLNLYEKIEQNILPSKNKSKDF; encoded by the coding sequence ATGTCTTTTTCTCAATTAAATATTGATGCTTTTCGAGCTATCAATGATTTAGGTAAACAATATTCATTCCTAAACTCAACCATGATATTTTTAGCAGAATATATGGTGTATTTTTTAGGACTAATCATTATAGCTTATTGGTTTACTCAATCTAGAAAAAATAAGATGATGATTATTCAAGCGATGATTGCTTTCGTCACTGCTGAGATAATTGGAAAACTAGCAGGGAAATTTCATTTGAATTATCAACCATTTGCAGTATTACCTGATGTTAATAAACTTGTCAATCATGCAGTAGATAATTCATTTCCTAGTGACCATACGATTCTATTTTTTTCAATTTGTTTTTCGTTTTGGCTTGTTCGTAAAAAGACTGGATGGCTTATGCTCGCATTCTGTGTAGCTATCTCTCGTATCTGGGTAGGAGTTCATTATCCTTTTGATGTCGTAACAGGAGCCTTAATAGGAAGTATTTCAGCATTATTTTCGTATTGGTTAACACCGAAAATTGTATTTATCAAACAATTACTTAATCTTTATGAAAAAATAGAGCAAAATATCTTGCCATCCAAAAACAAATCGAAAGACTTTTGA
- a CDS encoding YjcZ family sporulation protein: MGFGGSCGSCGFGGGFALLIVLFILLIIIGCSCFC; this comes from the coding sequence ATGGGATTTGGTGGTAGCTGTGGCAGTTGTGGCTTTGGTGGTGGATTCGCACTACTAATCGTACTGTTCATTCTATTAATCATTATTGGCTGTAGTTGCTTTTGCTGA